ATTGTTTTTAAGCTATTTGATCATTTTTGGATCGCTTAGCCTTTATTTTCTTTTATTTAGTTCGGCTTATAAAAGTTTGTGTAAGTCAATTCAAATTCATTGCAGATTTAAGGATGTTTTTGCGGTAATAATCTACTCGCAAATCCCATACGCAATAGGACTACTCATATTATTTCCGCTTGAACTAGTAATCTTTGGTGATTACTTATTTTCAATGAACCCAACTCCTTTTACAATAAAAGGAAGCATAGCATATTTATTTCTTCTGGTAGAACTTGGTGTTGTGGTATGGAGTATTTTTCTCACTTTCAAGGGCTTCAAAGCTCATTCACAAAATCGATTATTTAGTACTCTGGTTACAATAAGCTTCGTTGTTTTGTTCTGGGTTTTAATATACTTTTGTTCAGTTACGATATTCACAATTTAATTTATGACATCGCCAGATAATCTCATCAAGAAAGAAGAAGAGTATCTTCTTCATACATACAAACGCTTACCAATTGATATCACTCATGGAGAAGGTGTATATCTGTTTTCAAAAGAGGGTAAGAAGTATATGGATTTTTTCTCAGGTCTCGCAGTTAATTCTCTAGGTTATGGGAACAAAGAAATTTTGAATGCAATTGAAAGCCAGATAAAAAAGTACATTCATCTTTCCAATTACTACCTTAATTCCCCTCAAATTGAACTTGCTGAAAAGCTTGTTAAATATTCAGGATTATCCAAAGTGTTCTTCACAAACAGTGGAACTGAAGCAGTTGAGGCATCAATTAAACTGGTTCGAAAAGCATCTGGACCAGATAAAAAGATTATTTCCTTTTCAAATGCATTCCATGGAAGAACTTATGGTTCATTAAGCATCAGTGGAAAAGAAAAATATAAAAAGCAATTTGAACCTCTGATGCCAAACGTAATTCAACTAAATTTTAATGATTTGGAAGAATTAAGAAATTCAATTGATAATAATACAGCTGCTGTTTACCTGGAATTCGTTCAAGGTGAAGGTGGAATACAGGTTGCATCACAACAATTTGTGCAATTGTTGTCTGAATTAAGAGAAAAATACGGATTCATTATCGTTGCTGATGAAGTACAGAGTGGTATCGGAAGAACAGGGAAGCCGTTTGCTTTTAATCATTATAAAATTATCCCGGATGTAATAGTACTTGCAAAGGCAATGGGCGGTGGATTACCACTTGGTGCATTAATTACTAATGAAAGATTTGCAGAGATATTTCAGACAGGCGACCATGGGAGTACATTTGGTGGAAATCCTGTTGCATGTGCTGCCGGTTTAGCGGTTATTAAAACTGTTTTTGACAATAGATTAGTTGAGAATGTAGAAAAATTGGGGAGCTACTTTAAATCAAAATTATACTCACTTGCCAACAAATATCCGTCAATCATAACTGAAGTTCGTGGCATTGGATTCATGCTTGGTGTAGAATTGAATACACCATGCGTTCAAATAGTAAATGAATTTTTAGAGAATGGTGTACTGGTAAATTGCACAAATGAAAACGTCGTACGAATTTTACCACCATTAATTTCGACGAAGGAAAACATTGATCATTTTTTAAACATTTTCAGAATTATTTTGGATAAGCATTTAGAGTGAGTACAACAATAAGAACAGACGTTTTGGTAATTGGTAGCGGTATTGCTGGACTGTTCACGGCTTTAAAAGTCTCACAATTTGCTGAAGTTGTGGTTGTCACCAAAAAAGAAAAAACCGAATCCAATACCAACTATGCTCAAGGTGGAATTGCTTCTGTCATCTCCCAAGAAGATTCATTTGAAAAACATATTAAAGATACATTGATTGCAGGAGCAGGTTTATGTAACGAGAATACAGTTAAATTGATGGTAAAGGAAGGTCCCGGAAGAATTAATGATTTAATAGAAATCGGTACCCAGTTTTCATTAACGGATGGAAATCTTGACCTTGCATTGGAAGGTGGCCATTCAATGCCACGGATAATACATGCGAAAGATTTAACTGGAAAAGAAATTGAAACAGCATTAGTTAGAAAGATTAACTCATTAAATAATATAAATGTTATTGAGAATACTTTAGCTATAGAATTGATTACAGAACATAATATTCCAAGTATGAAATCAATCTTCTTGAAAAACCGGAAGTGTTATGGTGCTTATGTCCTTGATATTGATACGGGAAAAGTTGTAAAAATTCTAGCGAAGGCAATCATTCTTGCAACAGGTGGTGTTGGACAAGTTTATCAGCATACAACAAATCCAGGAATAGCAACAGGAGATGGAATTGCAATGGGTTATCGTGCCGGAGCAAGAATTGCAAATATGGAATTCATTCAATTTCATCCGACTGCTCTTTACAGTCCAACAAAACAAGGATTTGGAGAACAATCATTTCTTATCAGTGAAGCAGTAAGAGGGTTCGGTGGTAAGTTAATAACGAGAGATGGTAAAGAATTTATGAGCAAGTATGATTCGAGAAAAGAACTTGCACCAAGGGACATAGTTGCCCGAGCAATTGATTCTGAACTTAAAATTAGAGGTGATGAATTTGTTTTGCTGGATATTTCATTTAAAAATTCGGATGAGGTTAAAAGTCATTTCCCAAATATTTATGAAAATTGTCTAAAGCATGGTCTTGATATAACGAAAGAACCGATTCCTGTTGTACCTGCAGCTCATTATTCTTGCGGAGGAATAATGGTGGATGAATTTTCGAGAACTTCTTTAAATGCACTTTATGCAGTTGGCGAAGTCTCAATGACTGGAGTTCATGGTGCAAACCGACTTGCAAGTAATTCATTACTTGAAGCCGTTGTATTTGCACAACGGGCTGCAGATGACTTAAAAGAATTTATTAAAGAATACGACTCACAAATTGAAGACATACCGGATTGGGATGAGTCGGGAACTTTATCAGCGGATGAAAAGGTATTAATTACCCATAGCTTAAAAGAAGTAAAACAGACAATGTGGGATTACGTAGGAATTGTCAGAAGTAACCAGCGACTTACAAGAGCTTCTAAAAGAATTCAAAATATATTTGGGGAGATTGAAGAATTTTATAAAAGTACCAAAGTCTTTCCCGAACTACTCGAATTGAGGAATCTTATTTCGTGCGCTCACGTTATTATAAAATCAGCTATGCAGAGAAAAGAGAGCAGGGGATTACATTTTACATTGGATTACCCGGAACTTCTCTCCCAAGCTAAAGACACGATCATACAAAATTTGAATCCATAGTACCTTTAAACAAACGCTTAACGATTGCACCATATCTTATTCCCTTGTACTAACTATTACAGAATTAACTTCACAAAACTTCATAAATTGCTCGAGTATAATTGCCCCAGCTAAAATAATATCTTCGCGTCCTTTCATAATTGCACCATAATTTTCGAGAATATCTATGGAACTAAGTTTATCGATGTCTGATATCAATTGACTCAAAGCATCTCCTTTTAGGGTAAAGTTATCAACCACATTTTCATCAAACTCTTTTAGCCCAAGTTTCATACAGGCTAATGTGGTTGCAGTTCCTGCAATTGCGATGACTCGTCTCGCGATTAAATTCTTATCAAAAAATCGAAACTGATTCCTAATTTCCTGCTTCATATTTTCTATATCAGAGTTGTTTGGAGGAAAAGTTTTTAAGTATTGCTCGGTTACAGTTACGGATCCAATCTGCAGGCTAACCTTTGTTAATATTTTTGACCCTTCACCAGTTATAATTTCTGTACTACTTCCTCCGATATCAATAACACTGACATATGTTTTTTCCTTCAAAGCAGAGAGTGCACCCAGGTAAGCATATTCAGCTTCTTGCTCTCCAGAAATGACTTTTATCTCAAGGTTAAATTCATTCCTTATTGATTCAATTATTTCAGTTGAATTTGTGGCCATTCTGAATGCGTTAGTTCCGGAAACCAATATTGTATCACAATTATACTCCGAAATAATAGTTTTGAATTCCCTCAAAACAGCAAATAACTTTGAAATGCTATCTGTATTTATTTGACCGTTTTGTTTGATTCCTCGACCGATTCGGGGTATTTGGTATTCATTCAAAATGGGAATAATGTTTTTAGATT
This region of bacterium genomic DNA includes:
- the nadB gene encoding L-aspartate oxidase — translated: MSTTIRTDVLVIGSGIAGLFTALKVSQFAEVVVVTKKEKTESNTNYAQGGIASVISQEDSFEKHIKDTLIAGAGLCNENTVKLMVKEGPGRINDLIEIGTQFSLTDGNLDLALEGGHSMPRIIHAKDLTGKEIETALVRKINSLNNINVIENTLAIELITEHNIPSMKSIFLKNRKCYGAYVLDIDTGKVVKILAKAIILATGGVGQVYQHTTNPGIATGDGIAMGYRAGARIANMEFIQFHPTALYSPTKQGFGEQSFLISEAVRGFGGKLITRDGKEFMSKYDSRKELAPRDIVARAIDSELKIRGDEFVLLDISFKNSDEVKSHFPNIYENCLKHGLDITKEPIPVVPAAHYSCGGIMVDEFSRTSLNALYAVGEVSMTGVHGANRLASNSLLEAVVFAQRAADDLKEFIKEYDSQIEDIPDWDESGTLSADEKVLITHSLKEVKQTMWDYVGIVRSNQRLTRASKRIQNIFGEIEEFYKSTKVFPELLELRNLISCAHVIIKSAMQRKESRGLHFTLDYPELLSQAKDTIIQNLNP
- a CDS encoding aspartate aminotransferase family protein — protein: MTSPDNLIKKEEEYLLHTYKRLPIDITHGEGVYLFSKEGKKYMDFFSGLAVNSLGYGNKEILNAIESQIKKYIHLSNYYLNSPQIELAEKLVKYSGLSKVFFTNSGTEAVEASIKLVRKASGPDKKIISFSNAFHGRTYGSLSISGKEKYKKQFEPLMPNVIQLNFNDLEELRNSIDNNTAAVYLEFVQGEGGIQVASQQFVQLLSELREKYGFIIVADEVQSGIGRTGKPFAFNHYKIIPDVIVLAKAMGGGLPLGALITNERFAEIFQTGDHGSTFGGNPVACAAGLAVIKTVFDNRLVENVEKLGSYFKSKLYSLANKYPSIITEVRGIGFMLGVELNTPCVQIVNEFLENGVLVNCTNENVVRILPPLISTKENIDHFLNIFRIILDKHLE
- a CDS encoding YIP1 family protein; the encoded protein is MKNSISCPHCNTENAFYNTTCINCKYYLRDRIYNIDLWSAVSTLIDNPAKSFRSIIFSEHKNFIFFILLFVSAKYLINTRFLSMVSVGELRTTIELFLSYLIIFGSLSLYFLLFSSAYKSLCKSIQIHCRFKDVFAVIIYSQIPYAIGLLILFPLELVIFGDYLFSMNPTPFTIKGSIAYLFLLVELGVVVWSIFLTFKGFKAHSQNRLFSTLVTISFVVLFWVLIYFCSVTIFTI